In Zingiber officinale cultivar Zhangliang chromosome 8B, Zo_v1.1, whole genome shotgun sequence, a single genomic region encodes these proteins:
- the LOC122017439 gene encoding NAC domain-containing protein 43-like: MSTIQVNGQSVVPPGFRFHPTEEELLSYYLRKKVSSQKIDLDVIRDVDLNKLEPWDIQEKCRIGSSTPQSDWYFFSHKDKKYPTGTRTNRATAAGFWKATGRDKLIYSAAHRIGMRKTLVFYKGRAPHGQKSDWIMHEYRLDEHPQDLVHIGGAMGESTTNHPISDHNQDEGWVVCRVFKKKNMHHHHHKSSIDAGANNSSSATSRCDDGGGALDQILQFMGTRPCKWERGTISCSRSGGVGDRRPRDTAGGGLLEMFMKLPALESPNINNNPYCSFVPVDGSCSTKAVEEEPISGDWAAFDRLLASQLDGSTNGAGEAGCFGFEIDSSSGCGTLVEENEEDVYRPRGDGDLWSLTRTTSAMSDNMSGASR, encoded by the exons ATGAGCACGATCCAGGTGAACGGGCAGTCTGTCGTTCCACCGGGCTTCCGTTTCCACCCCACAGAGGAGGAGCTCCTCTCCTACTACCTCCGCAAGAAGGTCTCCTCCCAGAAGATCGACCTCGACGTCATCCGCGACGTCGATCTCAACAAGCTCGAGCCATGGGACATCCAAG AGAAGTGTAGGATCGGGTCGTCGACGCCACAGAGCGACTGGTACTTCTTCAGCCACAAGGACAAGAAGTATCCTACTGGCACCCGCACGAACCGCGCCACCGCCGCAGGCTTCTGGAAGGCCACCGGCCGCGACAAGCTCATCTACTCCGCCGCCCACCGGATCGGAATGAGAAAGACGCTAGTGTTTTACAAAGGCCGCGCCCCCCATGGCCAGAAGTCCGACTGGATCATGCACGAGTACAGGCTAGATGAACACCCCCAAGATCTCGTCCAC ATCGGTGGCGCAATGGGAGAATCGACGACGAATCACCCAATCAGTGATCATAACCAAGATGAAGGTTGGGTAGTGTGCCGGGTGTTCAAGAAGAAGAACatgcaccaccaccaccacaagtCCAGCATCGACGCCGGCGCCAACAACTCTTCCTCGGCTACTAGTCGCTGCGATGACGGCGGCGGCGCATTGGATCAGATTCTCCAATTCATGGGTACTAGACCGTGCAAGTGGGAACGCGGTACGATCAGCTGCAGTCGTAGCGGCGGCGTTGGCGATCGCCGCCCCAGGGACACCGCCGGCGGCGGGCTGCTGGAGATGTTCATGAAGCTACCGGCGCTCGAGAGCCCCAACATCAATAATAACCCCTACTGCAGCTTTGTTCCTGTAGATGGATCATGCAGCACGAAGGCCGTGGAGGAGGAGCCGATCAGCGGAGACTGGGCTGCGTTCGACCGGCTGCTTGCCTCGCAACTCGACGGCAGCACAAATGGCGCCGGGGAGGCAGGCTGCTTCGGGTTCGAGATCGACTCATCTTCCGGCTGCGGAACACTTGTGGAGGAGAATGAGGAGGATGTGTACCGTCCACGAGGGGATGGCGATCTGTGGAGCTTGACCAGGACAACGTCGGCGATGTCAGACAACATGAGCGGTG
- the LOC122017438 gene encoding protein IQ-DOMAIN 17-like, which translates to MGKKSSGGGGSSWLTAVKRAFRSPTKDPDGKTSRQRESPDQEEQEDKQKREKRRWIFRKLYSPQDQQQLRTTVAVPAVTAEQRHAIALAVASAATAEAAVATAKAAAEVVRLTRPSSSFVKEHYAAVVIQTAFRGYLARRALRALKGLVKLQALVRGHNVRKQANITLRCMQALVRVQARVRNQRMRLAQESSSSFSYDTSLCDTQYLHATDRTSMHSREGSSFAEDWNDHPRTMEEIQSMLRLQRDAALKRERALSYAFSHQLRRSDRHLSPSLEDDFDGEVVSAGESEPVRWMDRWMASRSSFDNRVSSRSRVSTEYRDPIKTLEIDTARPFSYAVSANPRRQSPPARHPSSPLQRSLATPSPSKARPLQVRSDSPRAGRDERSFLSAHSPRQLQQQHPSVAAPNYMAATESAKARVRSLSAPRQRPGTPERGVGVSAKKRLSFPAPDPYGCSQSLRSPSFKSAAGWFSGEQRSNASPSCNDSVGGEASPSSTTDLRRWLR; encoded by the exons ATGGGCAAGAAGAGCAGCGGTGGCGGCGGCAGCTCTTGGCTCACGGCCGTCAAACGCGCATTCCGATCTCCAACCAAGGATCCCGACGGGAAAACCTCCAGGCAACGCGAATCGCCCGACCAAGAAGAACAGGAAGACAAG CAAAAACGGGAGAAGCGGAGATGGATCTTTCGCAAGCTGTACTCTCCGCAAGACCAGCAGCAACTCAGGACCACTGTCGCCGTGCCGGCTGTCACGGCAGAGCAGAGGCACGCCATTGCGCTGGCAGTCGCCTCCGCGGCGACGGCGGAGGCGGCGGTGGCGACGGCGAAGGCGGCGGCAGAGGTTGTGCGGCTCACCAGACCTTCCTCTAGCTTCGTGAAAGAGCATTACGCGGCCGTCGTCATCCAAACTGCCTTTCGTGGATACTTG GCGAGGAGGGCGCTGCGGGCGTTGAAGGGGTTGGTGAAGCTTCAAGCGCTAGTGAGGGGCCACAACGTGCGCAAGCAAGCGAACATTACACTTCGGTGCATGCAAGCGCTGGTGAGAGTCCAGGCAAGGGTGCGTAATCAACGTATGCGGTTGGCTCAGGAGTCATCCTCCTCCTTCAGCTATGACACGTCTCTTTGTGATACCCAGTATCTGCACGCCACAGATAGGACGTCCATG CACTCGAGAGAGGGGAGTAGCTTTGCTGAAGATTGGAACGACCACCCAAGAACAATGGAAGAAATCCAATCAATGCTTCGGCTCCAACGGGATGCGGCTCTCAAGCGAGAAAGGGCGCTCTCATACGCCTTCTCCCATCAA CTTCGGAGATCGGACCGACACCTATCGCCGTCGCTGGAGGATGATTTCGACGGCGAGGTGGTTTCGGCGGGAGAGTCTGAGCCGGTCCGGTGGATGGACCGTTGGATGGCGTCAAGGTCTTCTTTTGACAACAGAGTAAGTAGCAGGTCGCGCGTCTCCACAGAATACCGTGATCCCATCAAGACATTGGAGATCGACACGGCTCGCCCTTTTTCCTACGCCGTCTCCGCCAATCCTCGCCGTCAATCGCCCCCAGCCCGGCACCCATCTTCCCCCCTCCAACGATCTCTTGCCACGCCGTCTCCCTCCAAGGCGCGCCCTTTACAGGTTCGCTCTGACAGCCCCCGCGCCGGGCGCGACGAGCGGAGCTTCTTATCCGCCCATTCCCCCCGGCAGCTACAGCAGCAGCACCCTTCAGTGGCGGCGCCGAACTACATGGCGGCGACGGAGTCCGCCAAGGCGCGAGTGCGATCGCTAAGCGCCCCGAGGCAGCGGCCGGGGACGCCGGAGAGGGGCGTCGGCGTCTCGGCCAAGAAGCGGCTGTCTTTTCCGGCGCCTGATCCATACGGGTGCTCTCAAAGCCTGCGCAGCCCGAGCTTCAAGAGCGCTGCGGGTTGGTTCTCCGGGGAGCAGCGGTCCAACGCGTCGCCATCCTGCAATGACAGCGTCGGGGGCGAAGCGTCACCATCGTCGACAACGGACCTCCGGCGGTGGCTCCGGTGA